The DNA window TCCGCGAGATCGTGGAAAAGACCGGCGCGAAGATCAACATCGATGATGATGGCACGGTGAAGATCGCCTCCTCGAGTGCGAAGGAGATCGAGGCGGCCCGCAAGTGGATCCATTCCATCACGGCAGAGCCCGAGGTGGGCGAGATCTACGAGGGCACGGTCGTCAAGACCGCCGATTTCGGCGCCTTCGTGAACTTCTTCGGGCCGCGCGATGGCTTAGTCCACATCTCCCAGCTCGCGCCGGAACGCGTGCAGAAGACTACGGATGTCGTCAAGGAAGGCGACAAGGTCTTCGTCAAGCTTATGGGCTTCGACGAGCGCGGCAAGGTCCGCCTCTCCATGAAGGTTGTCGACCAGACGACCGGCAAGGAAATCGCGCGCGAAAAGAAGGAAGAGACCGAAGAGGTCGAGAACTGAGTTCTTCGACCTGATGTTTGCAACGGGCGCGGCAATTGCCGCGCCCGTTTTGCTTTCCAGCCTGTCTCCGTTAACCGGTGGCTCCGCCAACCGACCCTCAAGATCGATCTATGAACGAGGCTTTACCCACACTCCTCTTCCCCTTCGAGCGCGGCATCCTTGAGTTGCCGGGCAACGGCGAGCGGGCGCTTTTCTTCGGCGGTTCCGCGGGCTTTCCCCCGCCTGAGGGTTTCACCGCTACGCTCCATATGGTCCAGGATTTTCGCCCGGATTTCCTGGCGCTGCAGAGGGCCGGCTACTCTGTCACGCCGCAGGTGGAAGGCGAGGCCTACGACGCGGCGTTGCTGCTCCTCGGTCGTCATCGCCGGGAAAACGAGGTGCGGCTGGCCGCAGCTCTCGAGCGAGTCCGCCCTGCCGGACTCATCCTTGCCGCCGGTGCAAAACAGGACGGTGCGTCGAGTTTCCGCAACCGGATCGCCGAGTCCTTGCCGCTCGAAGGTCACCTATCCAAATACCACGGCGTTGTCTTCTGGCTTCGCCGCCCTCCGGCCCTCGAAGAGGGCACCCTCGCAATCCTCACGGCTCCGGCAGAGGCAACGGTGGACGGATATCAGACTGCGGCCGGCGGCTTTTCCGAGGGAGCGGTCGACGCGGGCTCTCGGCTGCTGGCCGACAGCCTGCCGCCGGACATTTCAGGGGACATAGCGGACTTCGCCGCCGGTTGGGGGTACCTGTCGCTCCGCGTGGCCGAATGCTTTCCCGTCTCGTCACTCGATCTCTACGAAGCGCATTTCCCATCGCTCGAGATGGCGAGACGGAATCTCGCTTCCCATGCACCGGGCGCGAACTGCCGCTTCTTCTGGCACGATCTCCTCGGGGAGTCGGTTGCGCACCGCTACGACGTGATCGTCATGAATCCGCCGTTCCACCGCAGCCGGGCCGCGGAGCCGGATATGGGTCGAGGCATGATCGAGGCGGCGGCGGCGCTCAAGCCCGGAGGGCGGCTGTTTCTCGTCGCCAATCGCGGCCTGCCCTATGAAGAAGAGATGCAGCGGCTGTTCACACAGCACGGCGAGATTTGCCGCGACGAGACCTACAAGGTGCTGTGCGGGACGAAATAGAGCCCGTTTCTATTTCGCCGCCTCCATCCTCTCCGCCGCCTCACCCGAACGTTTCAGCTCGTCCAGAACGGGCATGGAGACGATGTTGTAACCCGAGTCCACATAATGAATTTCACCGGTCACACCCGAGGAAAGGTCCGATAGGAGATAGAGCGCCGAACCGCCAATCTCATCGATGGTGACGGTGCGCCGCAGCGGCGAGTTGCGGCTCTGGTAAGTGAACATATGACGCGCATCCGAAATGCCGGCGCCCGCCAGCGTACGCACGGGACCTGCTGAAATCGCGTTCACGCGGACGCCACGTGGGCCGTAGTCGTTGGCGAGATAGCGGACACTGGCCTCCAGCCCCGCCTTGGCCACCCCCATCACATTGTAATTGGGCATCACGCGCATCGAGCCGGCATAGGTCAGCGTGAGCAGGCTGCCGCCCTTCTCCATCATCGCCGCCGCCTTGCGCGCAACTTCGGTGAAGGAGTAGCAGGAGATCACCATGGTACGTATGAAGTTCTCCTTCGTGGTATTCGCGTAAAGGCCCTTGAGCTCGTTGCGATCGGAAAAGCCTATGGCGTGAACGAGGAAATCGAGCGAGTCCCACTCGCCGGCAAGGGTCTCGAAGACGCTGTCGATAGAGGCGCTGTCCTCCACATCGCAGGGCAGGAGCAGCTTGGCGCCCACCTGGTCCGCGAGCGGCTTCACGCGGCGCCCGAAGGAATCGCCCTGATAGGTGAAGGCGAGCTCCGCCCCCTGCCCGGCAAGGCGTTTTGCGATCCCCCAGGCGATCGAATGGTCGTTCGCCACGCCCATCACGATACCGCGCTTGCCTTTCATCAGAGATTCCATGGAGCGTTCCTCAATCTGCATAACGCTGGAAGACAAGCGTCGCGTTTGTGCCGCCGAAACCAAAGGAATTCGACAGCACTGTATCTATCTTCGCCCCATCGATGCGTTTCCGCACGATCGGCACACCCTCGAATTCAGGATCCAGTTCCTCGATATGGGCGCTTTCGCCTATGAAGTCCCCTTGCATCATCAGGAGGGAATAGATCGATTCCTGCACGCCCGCGGCACCTAGCGAGTGACCGGTCAGCGATTTGGTGGAAGCGATATGGGGTATTTCCTTGCCGAACACCTCGCGGATTGCGCTGACCTCGCGCGAGTCCCCCACCTCGGTGGCCGTGCCGTGAGTGTTGATATAGTCGACCTTCCCCTTCACGGTGGAGAGAGCCTGCCGCATGCACCGCGTGGCGCCCTCGCCGGAGGGCGCCACCATATCGTAGCCATCGGACGTAGCGCCATACCCCACGAGCTCGCCATAGATCTTGGCGCCGCGGGCCTTCGCGTGCTCGAGTTCCTCCAGCACCAGAACACCCGCACCGCCAGCGATCACAAAACCGTCCCGCCGCACGTCATAAGCGCGCGAGGCCACGGCCGGCGACTCGTTGAACTTGGATGACATGGCGCCCATGGCATCGAACAGGTTCGACATGGTCCAGTCGAGATCCTCGTGCCCGCCGGCGAAGACCATGTCCTGCTTGCCCCACTGGATCAACTCCGCTGCATTGCCGATACAATGTGCCGAGGTCGAGCAGGCGGACGTGATCGTGTAATTCACGCCGTGGATCTTGAACCAGGTCGCGAGCGTGGCCGACGCGGTGGACGACATCGCCTTCGGCACTGCGAAGGGGCCGATGCGCTTGGGACTGCCCTTCTCCCGCGTGGTGTCGGCGGCTTCCACGATCACGCGCGTGGACGGCCCGCCCGACCCCATGATGATGCCGGTGCGCTCGTTGGTGATGTCCTGCTCCTGGAGGCCAGCATCGGCGATCGCCTGCTCCATCGCCACGTGGTTCCAGGCACCGCCTTTAGAGAGAAAGCGCAGGGCGCGGCGGTCGACGAGATCCGTGGGGTCGAGCGTCGGCGCACCCCAGACCTGACAGCGGAAGCCGTGCTCGGCGAATTCCGGCGAAAAGCTGATACCCGACTTCGCCTCTCTCAGCGAAGACGTCACTTCCTCGGCATTGTTGCCGATCGAGGATACAATGCCGAGGCCGGTGACTACGACGCGTCTCATATTGCTCTCCCTGGGGCTTAGAGGGCGGTGTTTCGGTATGCGACCGGCCTAGGCTTCGTGCTTGAAGAGGCCGACACGCAGGTCGGTGGCCCTGTATATGGTTTCCCCGTCGGCCTTCAACCAGCCATCGCCGATGCCCAGCACAAGACGGCCGCGCATGACGCGCTTCAGATCGACACCATACTCGACTTTCTTGACGCTCGGTGTGACCATGCCGCTGAACTTCACTTCACCGGTGGAAATGGCACGACCCTTGCCCAGTTCACCGAGCCAGCCAAGGAAAAAGCCGGTCATCTGCCAGAGCGCATCGAGGCCGAGGCAACCGGGCATTACCGGATCGCCTATGAAATGGCAGGGGAAGAACCAAAGATCGGGCTTGATGTCGAGCTCGGCGCGGATGAGCCCCTTTCCGAACGCGCCTCCCTCCTCGCTCACCTGCGTGATGCGGTCGAACATCAGCATCGGGGGTGCCGGAAGCTGCGCATTGCCTGGGCCGAAGAGCTCGCCACGGGCGCAGGCCAGAAGTTCTTCGTAATCGTAGCTGGATTTCGTCTGCGCCATGTATTCCCGTTCTCGTTCGCGGCCGGAGGTCTCCCGGCCCGCTTCTCACCATGACCGCGCCGCCGCGATGCGGCACCGCATTTTCGGGGACTCTCCCTATCACAGCTTGTTTCCCGTGGGAAACAGCCCGCAACGATTATCCCGGTCTGCGTTAAAGGGTCCTCGCGAACGTTTCGCTGCTATTGATCGGAGGAACCCGCCGGAATATATGTGAGGCAGTGTGTGCGGTTTATGCCGCCCTTTTCGAACCGCGAGCGACAGGAAAGGTTTCCTTGACCGCTGCAAGTGCCGAGATTCAACCTTTCGTGCTGGAATGCCGTGTGCGCGCGGCCGGGCTGCGCCCGACGCGCCAGCGCGTGGCATTGGCGGAACTGCTCTTCGCGGCAGGTGACCGCCACGTTTCGGCGGAAGAACTGCACGAGGAGGCGTTGAGCGCGGGCGTGCGCGTCTCGCTTGCCACCGTCTACAATACGCTGCACCAGTTCACCGAAGCGGGCATGCTGCGGATTCTTCCGGTCGAGGGGTCGAAAACCTATTTCGACACCAACACTTCCGACCATCACCACTTCTTCCTCGAGGGGGAAAACCGGCTGGTGGACATCCCCGAAGGTCCGGTAACCGTCTCCAACCTGCCCGCGCCGCCCGACAACATGGAGATCGCCCATGTCGACATCCTCGTGCGGCTGCGCCCGAAGGTCAACCGGTAGCGCTGATCAGGCTTTCTGAGAAGAGCCGGTCGCTTACTCGACCGGCTCCTCGCCATCACGCCTTACAGGCCCTTCATCAGATTGCCGAGTGCCAGCACTACGAATCCCACGAAAAGAATCCAGTAGCTGTAGGCGCCGATTCCGCCAAGCGTGATGCCGATCACCGGCAACAACGAAACGACGGCCAGAACCAGAGCAATGAGAAAGACCACGGTGGTCGGTGCACTGAGCTGCATTTTTCCCTCTCCTACCCTGCCCCCTTTTGGGCAGGTATGCTTTCTTAGCGCAAGCCCTGCAACTGCAAAACAAAATGTATCGCGGAGAGCAGGAAACCACCTCTCTGGACGTTCAATGAAGATATCCAGGCGAAGGATTGTTGAATTTATCGTATTTTTCTAAAATAGAACGCTCGGTATCCGTTCGAATTTCATCGAATCACCTGTCCTGCAGATAGATCGCTTCGGCAACGAGCCGTCGAATGTCTCTTCGATACAGGCTAGCTCACCAATGACGCCGGCATTGGGGGGCATGCTGGAAGCTGATATGCTATTCTTGCACCGTTTCACCGGGATAAACGCCCCAGATGGCTTCCTGGCTGATCCAGCCCTCATGGCCAGCGAAATTCATGCGGCACCAGGTGCCGTTACACGCGGCCACTTCGCCTACCACGCCGGGCTCCACTTCGGCAATCACGGCCGAGTCTTCCTTCGGTTCCGTCATGAGAGGCAGGGCGGCTCTCTCCTTTCCCTTGAACCAGGGCGCCACGACCGCCGTCCGCCGGCCTGAAAGCAACGCCTGGTTAATCCAGCCTTCGGCACCATCGGCATCGCGCACGCGCCGCCAATTATCGTATTCCTGGATGATCTCGACCGGCAGGCCGGGCTTCAGGTAGAGCCAAGCCACGGCGTATTGCGTTCCCGGCCCCACACGCATGTTCACTCGGCCGGATTTGAGGCTGACGAAACGTGGTAGCGGCAATCCGCTCGGCCCCCGCTTCAGGGCCTCGGCAGCCGCCCTCTCCTGATCTTGAGCATAGGCGGGCATTGCGGCCGCAAGCACGGCAATGATCGAAAGGGCCAGCAAGCCTCGGCTTTTCGTGAATAGTGGCATCTTTACCCCTCGTCCCGAGCTTTCCAGAGGGGAGCGACCAGCTCTCGACTCCATCACCTTCACTCGGGACCCATGCAGCGCATTTCGGTCTTTTTCTTTGTCTTCCTTGCGCCTGCTTGTTAGACATCGGGCTGAGGCATCGAAGCAGGGCGGCACCTTGCAGTATCGCTCGGTCTTGGTTAACGGGGCCTCAACGCGGGGAGGCAGGAAGACAGAATGGCCGGGCGTAAAAAACCTCACGTCGTCATCACCCGAAAACTGCCGGACCAGGTCGAAACGCGCATGCGGGAGCTCTTCGACGCGCGGCTCAACATTGACGACCGTCCATTGACGCAGCCCGAATTGGTGGCGGCGGTGAAGGAGGCGGACGTGCTTGTCCCCACCATCACAGACCGCATAGATTCGGCCCTTCTCGCCCAAGCGGGCGAGAATCTGAAGCTGATCGCCAATTACGGCAACGGCGTCGAGCACATCGATGTGACGGTCGCGGCCGAGCGGGGCGTCACCGTCACCAACACGCCCAACGTGCTCAACGAAGACACGGCCGACATGACCATGGCGTTGATGCTCGCCGTGCCCCGGCGGCTGGTGGAAGGCGCAGAGATCCTGAAGCAGGATGGCAAATGGGCCGGCTGGTCGCCCACCTGGATGCTCGGCCGGCGCATCTGGGGCAAGCGGCTCGGCATTGTCGGCATGGGACGGATCGGCACGGCCGTCGCGCGTCGCGCGAAGGCTTTCGGTCTCTCGATCCACTACCACAACCGCCATCGCGTGGCACCGATGATCGAGGACGAGCTTGAAGCCACCTATTGGGACAGTCTGGACCAGATGCTGGCCCGGATGGACATCATCTCGGTGAACTGCCCGTCGACGCCGGCAACCTTCCATCTGCTTTCGGCGCGGCGGCTCGCGCTCATGCAGCCCTCGGCCTATATCGTCAACACGGCGCGTGGCGACATCGTCGACGAGGACGCGCTGATCCGCATGATCGAGGAAGGCAGGCTCGCGGGCGCGGGACTCGACGTCTTCGCGCATGAGCCTGCCGTCAACAGGAAGCTGGTCAAGCTCACCGAGATCGGCAAGGTGGTGATCCTCCCCCACATGGGCTCGGCCACCATTGAGGGCCGGATCGACATGGGCGAGAAGGTGATCATCAATATCCGCACCTTCTTCGACGGCCACCGCCCGCCTGACCGCGTGCTGCCGCGGAAGGCATAGAGGAGGCGTTCGCCTCCAGATCAAGCTCAGTGCGCCTCTTCCCAATTGTCGGCGGCGCGGGCATCCACTTTCAACGGGACGGAAAGCGAGCGGGCGGGCCAGGCGGCGCCCTCCATCACCGTGCGAATGACCGGGATTGCGCGCTCCACCGCATCCTCAGGCGCCTCGAACACCAGCTCATCATGAACCTGAAGGAGCATCTGCACGTCGCCGAGGCCGGAATCCCCGAGCGCGGAATCCATGCGCATCATGGCACGGCGGATGACATCCGCGGCAGATCCTTGTATCGGCGCATTGATGGAAGCGCGCTCGTTGAACGCGCGGACGGAGGGGTTTGACGAGCGTATCTCCGGATAATGTGCGCGGCGCCCGAATATGGTTTCGACATATCCCTTCTCGCGGCAGAACGCCTTGGTACGTTCCATATAGTCACGGATTCCGGGGAAGCGTTCGAAATAGCGCTTGATATAGGCACCGGCCTCCTCGCGCGGGATGCCGAGCTGGTTGGCGAGGCCGAAGGCCGATATGCCATAGATGATGCCGAAATTGATGGCCTTGGCGCGCCGGCGTACTTCCGCCGGCATGCCATCCACGGGCACGCCGAACATCTCGGAAGCCGTCAGGGCATGAATGTCTACGCCTTCGGCGAAAGCCTTCTTCAGCTCCGGGATGTCGGCCACATGTGCAAGTACGCGTAGCTCGATCTGGCTGTAGTCGGCGGAGATCAGCTTGTGCCCGGGTGCGGCGATGAAAGCGGTGCGGATCTTCCGCCCCTCCGGCGTGCGAACGGGAATGTTCTGCAGGTTGGGCTCGGATGAGGAGAGCCGCCCCGTTGTCGTTGAGGCGAGCGAATAAGACGTGTGCACCCGCCCGGTATCCGGATGCACGTAACCCGGCAGCGCGTCCGTGTAGGTGGATTTCAGCTTGGTGACCTGCCGCCAGTCGACGATCCTGCGCGGCAATTCGTGGCCGGCCGCCGCCAGTTCCTCCAGCACCTGGGCGGAGGTGGACCATTGGCCGGACTTGGTCTTGGCCCCGCCCGGCAGGCCCATGCGGCCGAACAGAATGTCACCAAGCTGCTTGGGCGAGCCGATGGTGAAGCGGCCCCCCGCAAGCGCATAGATCTCCTCCTCCATGGACGCTGCAGTCTGCGCAAAGTCGCCGGACATACGGGAGAGGATCTGCCGGTCGACGGTGATGCCGCGATGCTCCATGCGGCAGATGACCGAGATCATCGGCCGCTCCAGCCTCTCATAGACGGAGACCAGCCCCTTGGCTACGAGTTGCGGCTTCAGGACCTTCCAGAGGCGCAGTGTGACGTCGGCGTCCTCACTTGCATAGACGGTCGCCCGTTCCAGATCGACCATATCGAAGGTCACCTTAGAGCGCCCCGATCCCGTTACTTCCTTATAGGAAACCGGCGTGTGGCCAAGCCAGCGCTCGGCGAGGGCATCCATGCCATGCGCCTGCGTGCCCGCTTCCAGCACATAGGAGATCAGCATCGTGTCATCGTACGGTGCGATCTCGATCCCGTGCCGATAGAGCAGCAGCCAGTCATATTTCAAATTCTGGCCGATCTTCAGCACCGAGGGATCCTGAAGCAGCGGCCGAAGCACGGCGAGCGCCGCTTCGATCCCGATCTGCCCGTCGACCATGCCGCCACCAAGAAGGTCCTCGGAACCGTTCTTGTGCGAAAACGGCACATAGGCCGCGCGGCCAGGCGCGGTGGCGAGCGCGATGCCGCAAAGCTCGGCCTGCATGGGGTCTAATGAGCTGGTCTCGGTATCGAATGCGAGAATGCCCGCTTCCCGGGACTCCGCAACCCAGTGGTTCAGCGTTTCGATGTCACGGATGCAGACATATTTCGAATGGTCGAAAGCCTCGTGCGATGCGGCCTCGGCCAGCTTGCGCGCGAGCTTTTCCGGCGTCGCCAAGCCATCCTCGCGATCGGGCGCGACTTCGCCTTCCGCGCCCGGTTCATCAGTGCCGGATGCCGGCACGGTGAGGTCCGGCCCATGGGCCGTGGCGCCCTTCTGCACGTCCACATAGGCCGGCTCGATCGCCGAAGCATCCGCGCCCGTGGCCTCAGCCACCCGGCGGGTGAGCGAGGAGAACTCCATCGCCTTCAGGAAGCCGATCAGCTTCGGCCCGTCCGGCGGGTTCAGCGCCAGCGCGTCCAGCCCAAGATCCACCGCCACGTCATTCTTCAACCGCACGAGTTCGCGCGAGATCCGGGCATTTTCGGCATGCGCGATCAGGTTCTCACGGCGCTTCTGCTGCTTGATCTCATGGGCGCGCGCAAGCAGCGAGTCGAGATCGCCATATTCTTCGAGAAGCTGGGCGGCCGTTTTCGGCCCTATGCCCGGCACGCCCGGCACATTGTCGATCGTGTCGCCGGTCAGCGCCTGGAGGTCGATCATCTTTTCCGGCGGCACGCCCCATTTGTCGATCACTTCGGGAACCTTGATCTCCCGGTCTTTCATGGGGTCGTACATGGAGACCGTGGGGCCGACGAGTTGCATCAGATCCTTATCCGAGGAGATGATCGTCGTATCGCCGTTCGCCTCGCAAGCCAGACGTGCGTAGGTGGCGATCAGGTCGTCGGCTTCATAGCCTTCCATCTCGATGCAGGGCAGGTCAAAGGCGCGGGTGGCCTCGCGAATCAATCCGAATTGAGGAATGAGATCCTCCGGCGGTTCCGTGCGGTTGGCCTTGTATTCGGGATAGAGCTCGTTGCGAAAGGTCTTAGAGGAGTAATCGAAGATGACCGCGAAATGGGTGGGCGTCACGCCCACCTCCGTGTCCCGGGCATCACGCAAAAGCTTCCATAACATATTGCAGAAGCCCGACACCGCACCGACCGGCAGTCCATCGGACTTCCTAGTGAGTGGGGGAAGGGCATGATAGGCCCGGAAGATATAGCCCGAGCCGTCGACAAGGAAGAGATGGTCGCCTTTTTTCATGGGCAAACGGGTAGCGCGGGCTATTCTCTCTGTCCATCACAAAGGCGTGAGACCGCCGCATCTACCGCCAAATCCTGGCAGACGCTCGCGAAATATTAACAATGTGTAATCTTGCGGCCCTTGAATAGCCATTTTGGCGAACAACATAAAGGGCATCGGCAATATTCCGCCGAAGTCCGGCAAAGGCTCGTCCCCCGCCGAACCGGACAAAAAAGCGGCAGCCTATCCCCCTCTCCGGGCTGCCGCCCATAATATAAGGCCGCCGTGGTTCCCCTCCACCACGGCGGCACTTTTTTGCCTGCAGGTCAGGACCCATGCCAAGCGCCGTGATGGCTGCCATCGCGGTCCACTCTTTCGAACCCGTGCGCACCGAAGAAATCGCGCTGCGCCTGGATGAGATTGGCGGTTCCGCGCGCACGGCGGAAGGTGTCGAAATGGGCAAGCGCCGCCGAGAGCGAGGGCACGGGCAGCTCGGATTCCGCGCTCTGCGCAACCACTTGTCGTAGGTGGGGGTGGGCTTCCTCGATGAACGCCGAGAAGGCCGGCGTCGCGAGCAGATTCTCCGTCTCCGGCGCACCGTCGAAGGCTTCGGCGATCTCGCCCAGGAATTGCGAACGGATGATGCAGCCCGCCCGCCAGATACGTGCGACCGTGCCGAGCGGCAGGTTCCAGCCGAACTCGCGCGAAGCAGTTGCCATGACCGAGAAGCCCTGCGCATAGGCCACGATCTTGCCTGCGAAGAGCGCCGCCTCAAGGCTCGCGAGCTTCTCCTCGCTCGGTGCGCCGGCGGAAGGCGCCGGCACGCCGAAGCGCTTCTGCGCCGCTTCGCGCTCGTTCTTCATCGCCGACAGGCTGCGGGCGGCCACTGCCGCCTCGATGGCGGTGGCCGGGATGCCCAGCGACTGCGCCTCGATCGCCGACCAGCGGCCCGTGCCTTTCTGTCCGGCGCGGTCCAGAATCATATCCACGATCGGATTTCCCGTTTCCGGGTCGACCGCCTCCAGCACCCTTGCGGTGATCTCGATCAGGTAGGAGTTGAGCCTGCCCTCGTTCCAGCGGGCGAAGATCGGGGAGATCTCGCGGGCGGCAAGCCCATGCCCGTCGCGCAGGATGCCGTAAATCTCGGCGATCATCTGCATGTCGGCATATTCGATGCCATTGTGGATGGTCTTCACGAAATGGCCCGCACCATCCGGCCCGAGCCACGCCTGGCAGGCCTGACCCTGATAGCGCGCAGCAATCGCATCGAGAACCTTCTCGATGCGCCGATAGGAGTCTTCTGGGCCGCCGACCATGATGGACGGACCATGTCGCGCGCCCTCTTCGCCACCCGACACCCCCATGCCGATGAAATGCGGGCCCGTCGTGGCAAGCGCCGCCATGCGCCGGCGCGTATCGCGGAAATTGGCGTTGCCGGCATCGATGATGATGTCGTCGCGCGCAAGCAGCGGATCGAGGGCTGTAATCTGTTCGTCCACGGCGGAGCCGGCCGGCACCATCAGGATGATCGGCCGCGGTGGCTCGATCGCTCCCACCAGCGCCTCGAGGCTTTCGCAAGGCATGATGTTGTCGGCGAGCGGGCCTGCCTCCTCCGCGAATTCATGCGTGCGCGCCGTCGTGCGGTTGAACACGGCGATGCGAAAGCCCTTCTCTGCAATGTTAAGGGCGAGATTGGCCCCCATCGTTCCAAGGCCGATCAGGCCGATATCTGCTTTTTTCATGAATGAAGACCCACCTTCATGCGCGCGGGCGCGCGCAGTTCCTCGTCACTATGGCACCGTCTCAGCGGCGGCGCCGCTTCCTGCCATATAGTTCCAACCTGTGGTGAACAATGTCGTAGCCGAGCGAGCGGGCGATCTCGTCCTGCAGCGCCTCGATCTTAGTGGAATGAAACTCGATCACGTCGCCGGTGTCGATATCGATCAGATGGTCATGGTGCTCGCTGCTCGCCTGTTCGAACCGCGCGCGCCCCCCCTCGAAGGCATGACGATGAATCGTCCCCAATTCCTCAAGCAGCTTCATTGTGCGGTAGACGGTGGAGAGAGAGATGCTGGGATCGACCTCGGAGGCGCGATTGAAGATCTCCATCGCATCCGGATGATCTTCCGTCTGCGAGAGGATGCGCAATATCACCTGCCGCGGCCGTGTGATTCTGACGCCGGCACGGCGCAGCTCCTCCTCGTATTTCGCCTTGTTCGGCGCTGCTTCGTTCATGGCATGACTATGCTTCAAATCGGCCTTTGTTGCAAAGTCCGGGCCGGCTCCTTAACACCGCCGGAGGCGGCAGCCAAACCTGTTGACAGGCTCCCGCGTTGGCTCAACCCTCTTTGCAGAGAAACCCAAACTCCGGGAAGGAAACCATGAGACCCGTCTTCGTTCAGTTGCGCTGCCAGCCCGGCAAGACATATGAGGTCGCCGACGAGCTCTACAAACGGGAAATCGCATCCGAACTCTATTCCACAAGCGGCGAATACGATCTTCTGATGAAGGTCTATATCGAGGATGGCGTGGATATCGGCAAGTTCGTCAACGAGAACATCGCCGATGTGCCTGGGATCGTTCGCTCGTTGACGACGCTCACCTTCAAGGCGTTCTGATTCGCCGGTACGGGCTTCTCTCCACGCGCCGCATCGTGTACCACGCGCGTGGGCTGCGTTTCCACAAGGAGGAGCTTGCGATGAAAAGGTCGAAGGTCAACGATATCCTGCGCGAGGGCGCGGGCTTCATCCGTTCGTTCGGCTATGTGCTGCCGCCTTTCGCCGACTGGTCGCCGGCCGAAATGAAGGCCCGCCGGGAGGAGATCGATGGCATCGTCGTCGCGCGGCTCGGCTGGGACATCACGGATTACGGTGTGGGCGACTTCGCCAACAAAGGACTCTTTCTCTTCACGGTCCGCAATGGCGACGCGGCAGCGTTGAAGGAAGGCCGCGGCATGCTCTACGCCGAGAAGATCATGATCTCCCGCCGCGACCAGATATCGCCCATGCATCGGCATGCAGTGAAGGCCGAGGACATCATCAATCGTGGCGGCGGAAGCCTCTGCATCAAGCTCTACGCGTCCGCGCCCGACGGCAGCATCGATTACGAGGCGCCCGTTTCCGTGCCGACGGACGGTGTCCCCCGCCGCTTCGACGCGGGCGGCATCCTCAGGCTTTCGCCAGGCGAGAGCGTCACCCTCATGCCCGGCATCTGGCACGAGTTCTGGGGCGAGGGAACCGACGTGCTGATCGGCGAGGTCTCCACCGTCAACGACGACCTGACGGACAACATCTTCGCCGAGCCGATCGA is part of the Chelativorans sp. AA-79 genome and encodes:
- a CDS encoding class I SAM-dependent methyltransferase; translated protein: MNEALPTLLFPFERGILELPGNGERALFFGGSAGFPPPEGFTATLHMVQDFRPDFLALQRAGYSVTPQVEGEAYDAALLLLGRHRRENEVRLAAALERVRPAGLILAAGAKQDGASSFRNRIAESLPLEGHLSKYHGVVFWLRRPPALEEGTLAILTAPAEATVDGYQTAAGGFSEGAVDAGSRLLADSLPPDISGDIADFAAGWGYLSLRVAECFPVSSLDLYEAHFPSLEMARRNLASHAPGANCRFFWHDLLGESVAHRYDVIVMNPPFHRSRAAEPDMGRGMIEAAAALKPGGRLFLVANRGLPYEEEMQRLFTQHGEICRDETYKVLCGTK
- the fabI gene encoding enoyl-ACP reductase FabI: MESLMKGKRGIVMGVANDHSIAWGIAKRLAGQGAELAFTYQGDSFGRRVKPLADQVGAKLLLPCDVEDSASIDSVFETLAGEWDSLDFLVHAIGFSDRNELKGLYANTTKENFIRTMVISCYSFTEVARKAAAMMEKGGSLLTLTYAGSMRVMPNYNVMGVAKAGLEASVRYLANDYGPRGVRVNAISAGPVRTLAGAGISDARHMFTYQSRNSPLRRTVTIDEIGGSALYLLSDLSSGVTGEIHYVDSGYNIVSMPVLDELKRSGEAAERMEAAK
- the fabB gene encoding beta-ketoacyl-ACP synthase I; translated protein: MRRVVVTGLGIVSSIGNNAEEVTSSLREAKSGISFSPEFAEHGFRCQVWGAPTLDPTDLVDRRALRFLSKGGAWNHVAMEQAIADAGLQEQDITNERTGIIMGSGGPSTRVIVEAADTTREKGSPKRIGPFAVPKAMSSTASATLATWFKIHGVNYTITSACSTSAHCIGNAAELIQWGKQDMVFAGGHEDLDWTMSNLFDAMGAMSSKFNESPAVASRAYDVRRDGFVIAGGAGVLVLEELEHAKARGAKIYGELVGYGATSDGYDMVAPSGEGATRCMRQALSTVKGKVDYINTHGTATEVGDSREVSAIREVFGKEIPHIASTKSLTGHSLGAAGVQESIYSLLMMQGDFIGESAHIEELDPEFEGVPIVRKRIDGAKIDTVLSNSFGFGGTNATLVFQRYAD
- the fabA gene encoding 3-hydroxyacyl-[acyl-carrier-protein] dehydratase FabA, producing the protein MAQTKSSYDYEELLACARGELFGPGNAQLPAPPMLMFDRITQVSEEGGAFGKGLIRAELDIKPDLWFFPCHFIGDPVMPGCLGLDALWQMTGFFLGWLGELGKGRAISTGEVKFSGMVTPSVKKVEYGVDLKRVMRGRLVLGIGDGWLKADGETIYRATDLRVGLFKHEA
- the irrA gene encoding iron response transcriptional regulator IrrA, whose amino-acid sequence is MTAASAEIQPFVLECRVRAAGLRPTRQRVALAELLFAAGDRHVSAEELHEEALSAGVRVSLATVYNTLHQFTEAGMLRILPVEGSKTYFDTNTSDHHHFFLEGENRLVDIPEGPVTVSNLPAPPDNMEIAHVDILVRLRPKVNR
- a CDS encoding SH3 domain-containing protein, with amino-acid sequence MPAYAQDQERAAAEALKRGPSGLPLPRFVSLKSGRVNMRVGPGTQYAVAWLYLKPGLPVEIIQEYDNWRRVRDADGAEGWINQALLSGRRTAVVAPWFKGKERAALPLMTEPKEDSAVIAEVEPGVVGEVAACNGTWCRMNFAGHEGWISQEAIWGVYPGETVQE
- a CDS encoding D-glycerate dehydrogenase; translation: MAGRKKPHVVITRKLPDQVETRMRELFDARLNIDDRPLTQPELVAAVKEADVLVPTITDRIDSALLAQAGENLKLIANYGNGVEHIDVTVAAERGVTVTNTPNVLNEDTADMTMALMLAVPRRLVEGAEILKQDGKWAGWSPTWMLGRRIWGKRLGIVGMGRIGTAVARRAKAFGLSIHYHNRHRVAPMIEDELEATYWDSLDQMLARMDIISVNCPSTPATFHLLSARRLALMQPSAYIVNTARGDIVDEDALIRMIEEGRLAGAGLDVFAHEPAVNRKLVKLTEIGKVVILPHMGSATIEGRIDMGEKVIINIRTFFDGHRPPDRVLPRKA